Proteins from a single region of Echeneis naucrates chromosome 14, fEcheNa1.1, whole genome shotgun sequence:
- the rps6kb1a gene encoding ribosomal protein S6 kinase beta-1 isoform X1, whose amino-acid sequence MAGVFDIDLDQPDENVSDDELEDGGQLNEYMDQCSSFEFNMDDCEKFEISENSVNKGTEQIRPECFELLKVLGKGGYGKVFQVRKVSGATSGKIFAMKVLKKAMIVRNAKDTAHTKAERNILEEVKHPFIVDLIYAFQTGGKLYLILEYLSGGELFMQLEREGIFMEDTACFYLAEISMALGHLHQKGIIYRDLKPENIMLNNNGHVKLTDFGLCKESIHDGTVTHTFCGTIEYMAPEILMRSGHNRAVDWWSLGALMYDMLTGAPPFTGENRKKTIDKILKCKLSLPPYLTQEARDLLKKLLKRNASLRLGAGPGDAAEVQAHPFFRHINWDDLLARKVEPPFKPFLQSADDVSQFDSKFTSQTPVDSPDDSTLSESANQVFLGFTYVAPSVLENVKEKFSFEPKVRSPRKFPGSPRTPVSPVKFAGGDCWPRGPTLIGSPSLLPPGGSGEQPMDLSTVEQMDTSSSISTCEASAPLPIKHPSGINAGPYKKQAYPKNSKRPEHLRMNL is encoded by the exons ATGGCCGGGGTTTTTGACATCGATTTGGATCAACCGGATGAGAATGTCTCTGACGACGAACTTGAGGACGGG GGCCAGCTCAATGAATACATGGACCAGTGCAGCAGCTTTGAATT TAACATGGATGACTGTGAGAAGTTTGAAATTTCAGAGAACAGCGTGAACAAGGGAACAGAGCAGATCAGGCCTGAATGCTTTGAGCTGCTGAAAGTTTTGGGGAAAGGAGGCTATGGAAAG GTGTTTCAAGTACGGAAAGTATCAGGGGCCACCTCTGGAAAGATATTTGCTATGAAAGTTTTGAAGAAG GCCATGATTGTGCGTAATGCAAAGGACACAGCACACACCAAAGCTGAGAGGAACATTCTGGAGGAGGTGAAGCATCCTTTTATCGTGGACCTCATCTATGCCTTCCAGACAGGGGGAAAGTTGTACCTCATTCTGGAGTATCTGAGTG GAGGGGAGCTGTTTATGCAACTGGAAAGAGAAGGCATCTTCATGGAGGACACAGCATG TTTCTATCTGGCTGAGATCTCAATGGCACTTGGTCACCTACACCAGAAGGGCATCATTTATAGAGACCTGAAGCCTGAGAACATCATGCTCAATAACAACG GGCATGTGAAGTTGACAGACTTTGGTCTATGTAAGGAGTCTATCCACGATGGGACGGTCACCCACACCTTCTGTGGCACTATTGAATACAT GGCTCCAGAGATCCTAATGAGGAGTGGACACAATCGGGCAGTGGACTGGTGGAGTCTGGGAGCTCTCATGTATGACATGCTAACAGGCGCA CCTCCATTCACTGGTGAAAACCGAAAGAAAACAATTGACAAAATCTTGAAATGCAAACTCAGCCTTCCACCTTACCTCACGCAAGAAGCCAGAGACCTCCTGAAAAAG CTGCTGAAACGGAATGCCTCATTGCGACTTGGGGCTGGACCTGGAGATGCTGCTGAGGTCCAG GCCCACCCATTTTTCCGCCATATAAATTGGGATGACCTCCTTGCTCGTAAAGTAGAGCCTCCATTTAAACCTTTCCTG CAATCGGCTGACGACGTTAGCCAGTTTGACTCAAAGTTTACCAGCCAGACTCCAGTGGACAGCCCCGACGATTCTACGCTCAGCGAAAGTGCCAATCAAGTCTTCCTG GGTTTCACATATGTAGCCCCATCTGTTCTTGAAAACGTCAAAGAGAAGTTCTCTTTCGAGCCTAAAGTCCGCTCACCGCGGAAGTTCCCAGGGAGCCCAAGAACACCTGTGAG TCCAGTAAAGTTTGCAGGAGGGGACTGTTGGCCCCGAGGACCCACACTGATCGGAAGCCCATCTCTGCTCCCTCCTGGTGGTTCTGGAGAACAACCTATGGATTTGTCAACAGTGGAGCAAATGGacacaagcagcagcatcagcacatGCGAGGCCTCTGCTCCACTTCCCATCAAGCACCCCTCAGGCATCAATGCAGGCCCCTACAAAAAGCAGGCCTACCCCAAGAACTCCAAGCGTCCTGAACATCTTCGAATGAATCTATGA
- the rps6kb1a gene encoding ribosomal protein S6 kinase beta-1 isoform X2 — MAGVFDIDLDQPDENVSDDELEDGAMIVRNAKDTAHTKAERNILEEVKHPFIVDLIYAFQTGGKLYLILEYLSGGELFMQLEREGIFMEDTACFYLAEISMALGHLHQKGIIYRDLKPENIMLNNNGHVKLTDFGLCKESIHDGTVTHTFCGTIEYMAPEILMRSGHNRAVDWWSLGALMYDMLTGAPPFTGENRKKTIDKILKCKLSLPPYLTQEARDLLKKLLKRNASLRLGAGPGDAAEVQAHPFFRHINWDDLLARKVEPPFKPFLQSADDVSQFDSKFTSQTPVDSPDDSTLSESANQVFLGFTYVAPSVLENVKEKFSFEPKVRSPRKFPGSPRTPVSPVKFAGGDCWPRGPTLIGSPSLLPPGGSGEQPMDLSTVEQMDTSSSISTCEASAPLPIKHPSGINAGPYKKQAYPKNSKRPEHLRMNL, encoded by the exons ATGGCCGGGGTTTTTGACATCGATTTGGATCAACCGGATGAGAATGTCTCTGACGACGAACTTGAGGACGGG GCCATGATTGTGCGTAATGCAAAGGACACAGCACACACCAAAGCTGAGAGGAACATTCTGGAGGAGGTGAAGCATCCTTTTATCGTGGACCTCATCTATGCCTTCCAGACAGGGGGAAAGTTGTACCTCATTCTGGAGTATCTGAGTG GAGGGGAGCTGTTTATGCAACTGGAAAGAGAAGGCATCTTCATGGAGGACACAGCATG TTTCTATCTGGCTGAGATCTCAATGGCACTTGGTCACCTACACCAGAAGGGCATCATTTATAGAGACCTGAAGCCTGAGAACATCATGCTCAATAACAACG GGCATGTGAAGTTGACAGACTTTGGTCTATGTAAGGAGTCTATCCACGATGGGACGGTCACCCACACCTTCTGTGGCACTATTGAATACAT GGCTCCAGAGATCCTAATGAGGAGTGGACACAATCGGGCAGTGGACTGGTGGAGTCTGGGAGCTCTCATGTATGACATGCTAACAGGCGCA CCTCCATTCACTGGTGAAAACCGAAAGAAAACAATTGACAAAATCTTGAAATGCAAACTCAGCCTTCCACCTTACCTCACGCAAGAAGCCAGAGACCTCCTGAAAAAG CTGCTGAAACGGAATGCCTCATTGCGACTTGGGGCTGGACCTGGAGATGCTGCTGAGGTCCAG GCCCACCCATTTTTCCGCCATATAAATTGGGATGACCTCCTTGCTCGTAAAGTAGAGCCTCCATTTAAACCTTTCCTG CAATCGGCTGACGACGTTAGCCAGTTTGACTCAAAGTTTACCAGCCAGACTCCAGTGGACAGCCCCGACGATTCTACGCTCAGCGAAAGTGCCAATCAAGTCTTCCTG GGTTTCACATATGTAGCCCCATCTGTTCTTGAAAACGTCAAAGAGAAGTTCTCTTTCGAGCCTAAAGTCCGCTCACCGCGGAAGTTCCCAGGGAGCCCAAGAACACCTGTGAG TCCAGTAAAGTTTGCAGGAGGGGACTGTTGGCCCCGAGGACCCACACTGATCGGAAGCCCATCTCTGCTCCCTCCTGGTGGTTCTGGAGAACAACCTATGGATTTGTCAACAGTGGAGCAAATGGacacaagcagcagcatcagcacatGCGAGGCCTCTGCTCCACTTCCCATCAAGCACCCCTCAGGCATCAATGCAGGCCCCTACAAAAAGCAGGCCTACCCCAAGAACTCCAAGCGTCCTGAACATCTTCGAATGAATCTATGA